One Aphelocoma coerulescens isolate FSJ_1873_10779 chromosome 22, UR_Acoe_1.0, whole genome shotgun sequence genomic window, CTCTCCAAAGCCCTACTGCGCGCCCAGGTCCCGTTCCCCCCGCCCAGGTCCTGATCCCCCCCGGCTCCCGGTGTTCCCACAGATCCTCTAACCTGATCCCGCACCCCGCCACCaggtcccagtgtcccctgtcccccccagtcccGTTCCCCGAGGGacacccccacagccaggctACCATCGGCCCCTTTAAGGCGCGGGAcgcgcgggggcggggccagtgCTGTGACGTCACCGGGGGCGGAGGGGGCGCGCTCGTGTGGGTGATGTCATCGAGGGGGCGTGGGCAAGCGTGAGTTCCCACGGGGGCGTGGTTTGTCGTATGATGTCATAAAGGGGCGTGATCACAGGGGCCTGGTCATATGTGTGACGTCACAGGGGCGTGTCCCCGTCCCtgcaccccaccccccccgggGGGAGCGTGGCCAGCCGTGTGACTCCCGCCGCGTGGGCGTGGTCTGCCGGGTGACGTCACTTGGATACCTTCCTCCTGCTGCGGGGCGGAGCGTGTGCCGTCACACCGAGGGCGGGACCCGGCGTGGGGGCCAGACAAATTACTGGGGCATGGTCGCGTGTGACGTCACACCTACGGGCGCATCCCTGCGCGGGTCTCCCCAACGGGGCGTTGTCATGGTTACTACACCCGGGGGCGCGTCTATGGGGCGTGACCCAAAAATTTACACCgggaaggggcgtggccagaGCGCCCATCTCGCCTGCGTGGGCGCGTTCTGCGCGTGACGTCACCGCCGGGCGTGGCTCCCCGTTATCCCCGGGCGTGGCCTCGTTGCCCCGCCCTCTTTGGGCGTGCCCGTGCTTACGTCATCCCTCTGTGGGCGTGGCCACCGCTGCCCCTCCGGGGGCGCGTCCCCCCGttggccggggggggggggggggcgtgccCCGCGCGTGACGTCACGTGCGTGACGCTCCCGCCAGTGCCCAACatggcggcgggcggcggcggcgggagccccGGCGGCGGCTGTGGCgggaccccgctgtccccggctCCCTTCctgccgccgctgctgctgctgctggcgctgCCCGGCGGCGCCGTGCCCGCGGCCGACACCGTGGTGCTTGGGCTGCGCTTGGAGGAGAGCACCAaaccggcggcggcggcggcggaggcggcggcgtcGGGGGCGGCCCGCGGGCCCATCCGGCTGACGGAGGGCAGCGAGGCCCTGCTGCGGCTCtacgggctggggctgggcccGCGGGCCGCCGAGCGCGTGGCCTTCGCCGAGCTGCGGGCGGGCGGCAACGCCTCGAGCGGCAACGCCACGTGCCAGGAGCGCTCGCAGGACCTGGTGgtgcggccgggccccgccgagccccgcgaCACCTCGGCGCTGCTGCGGGTGCGGGTGCAGCCCCTGCGCAAGGACGAGCGAGCCAAGACCTACGTGCTGTGCTCGCAGCGCCGGCCCggccagccctggctgccgCATCAGGGCCCCGACGGGCACGTCGTGGTGCTGGAGGAGAAGAAGTCGCTGCTGCCGCTGTGGCTGCAGGTGATCCTGATCGcggggctgctggtgctgtcgGGGATGTTCAGCGGGCTCAACCTGGGGCTGATGGCGCTGGACCCCATGGAGCTGCGCATCGTGCAGAACTGCGGCACCGACAAGGAGAAGCGCTACGCCCGCAGGATCGAGCCCATCCGCAGGAAGGGGAACTACCTGCTCTGCTCGCTGCTGCTGGGCAACGTGCTGGTCAACACCACCCTCACCATCCTCCTGGATGACCTCATCGGCTCCGGCATCGGCGCCGTGGTGGCCTCCACCATCGGCATCGTCATCTTCGGCGAGATCGTGCCCCAGGCGCTCTGCTCCCGGCACGGGCTGGCCGTGGGCGCCAACACCATCGTGGTCACCAAGTTCTTCATGCTGGTGACGTTCCCGCTGTCCTACCCCATCAGCAAGCTCCTGGACTGCATCCTGGGCCAGGAGATCGGCACCGTCTACAACCGGGAGAAGCTGGTGGAGATGCTGAAGGTGACGGAGCCCTACAACGACCTGGTGAGGGAGGAGCTCAACATGATCCAGGGCGCGCTGGAGCTGCGCACCAAGACGGTGGAGGACGTGATGACCCCGCTGCAGAACTGCTTCATGATCAACAGCGACGCCATCCTGGACTTCAACACCATGTCCGAGATCATGGAGAGCGGCTACACGCGCATCCCGGTCTACGAGGACGAGCGCTCCAACATCATGGACATCCTCTACGTCAAGGACCTGGCCTTCGTGGACCCCGACGACTGCACGCCCCTCAAGACCATCACCAAGTTCTACAACCACCCCGTCCACGTCGTCTTCCACGACACCAAGCTGGATGCCATGCTGGAGGAGTTCAAAAAGGGTGAGGAGGGCTCGCAGGCTTGCTGCTTGCTTCCAGCTGGAAGCAGAATTCCCGGGAGTTTTGCcttgcagagctggagctgcccgTGCCGGGGGTCTGCCAGGGTGGTCACGATCCCAAGGGAATGAGTGGCACGTGCCTGTGGTGCTGGGCATGGGCTCACCAAACTCTAATCCCGACCCAGATTTCCTGGATTTGGAGGCTTTCACATGTCGGGAGTGTTTCCTTGCTCCTTGTTTTCGATTTATGGGCCCCGGAGGCCTTTGGAGAAGTGCTGGGAAATCCCTGCGCTCCCTGGTTTGGGTTTGGCTCCCTCCCCCCGGGCTTTTCCCTGGCGCTGGGAAtggccaggggctgctcggAGCCGGCTCCGTCCCTGCTCTGCTTCCCGAGaagcggcagcagcaggaggaggagtgggATGCGGGCTCGCTCTGGAGCGCTCTGGGGTGGGATTTGCCCTTCCCAGGCTCCTTTCCCAAGGTTTTTCCAGCCTGCGTCAGGCCGGGATGAAGGAAAGCTCCCGGctgtggagcagctgtgccGGCCGTGACCCCGGGCGCTCCGCGGCTCCCGTTACGCTCCCGGGAGGCTCGGACCGAGAGCCGGCAGCTTTGCAGGCCATTCCAGGGGGGCTGTGCCGGCATTTGGGGATTCCTGAAGGATCCCAAGCTCGGCTCCAGCCTGGATGAAGGTTTGGGAGCTGGGAGATCCGAGGCGGGGCGGTGGATCCGCCCCAGATCCCAGAACCAGCGCGGGGAAGCAGAGTCGCTGGTGGGGCTGGAGCGATCCCCGCCGCTGGCAGCGGCTTTCCCTGCGCGGATCCCGATTAAGGGATTTATCCTCCTTCCTTCCGGGCTCAAAGCCCGTGCTGTTGTTTTTCCATCTCCGGCTCAGGAGCCGGGAATTTGCGGGGCTGCTTTCGGAGGCGAGCCCCGGCAAATTCCTCGTGGATTCGGCTCCGCGGTGAGGTTCTGCCCTGGTTGCCGCGGTCAGGAGCTGGATCAGAGGCAGGAGACGCATCCAGAGGGAATAATTAACCGGCTGTGTTAATTGTGGGGTTTGAGCTCTCCCCGGGGCCACAGGGGTGTCACAGGTGCTGCCCTCGGGGTGACAATTCCCACATCCGGCCTCTTCCCAGCCTTCCCCTCTCAGCTTTGAGTGGGGAACTTCCCTCTGGAGCCgcactgggagagctgggaatgttcccctggagaagggagggatccagggagagctcagagccccttgcagggcctgaaggggctccaggagagctggagagggactggggacaagggctggagggacag contains:
- the CNNM4 gene encoding metal transporter CNNM4 — encoded protein: MAAGGGGGSPGGGCGGTPLSPAPFLPPLLLLLALPGGAVPAADTVVLGLRLEESTKPAAAAAEAAASGAARGPIRLTEGSEALLRLYGLGLGPRAAERVAFAELRAGGNASSGNATCQERSQDLVVRPGPAEPRDTSALLRVRVQPLRKDERAKTYVLCSQRRPGQPWLPHQGPDGHVVVLEEKKSLLPLWLQVILIAGLLVLSGMFSGLNLGLMALDPMELRIVQNCGTDKEKRYARRIEPIRRKGNYLLCSLLLGNVLVNTTLTILLDDLIGSGIGAVVASTIGIVIFGEIVPQALCSRHGLAVGANTIVVTKFFMLVTFPLSYPISKLLDCILGQEIGTVYNREKLVEMLKVTEPYNDLVREELNMIQGALELRTKTVEDVMTPLQNCFMINSDAILDFNTMSEIMESGYTRIPVYEDERSNIMDILYVKDLAFVDPDDCTPLKTITKFYNHPVHVVFHDTKLDAMLEEFKKGKSHLAIVQKVNNEGEGDPFYEVLGLVTLEDVIEEIIKSEILDESDTYTDNRSRKRVNNQKNRRDFSAFKDPDNELKVKVSPQLLLAAHRFLSTEVTLFTPNYISEKILLRLLKYSDVIQELKFDEENKKSPRHFLYCKNKPADYFILILQGKVEVEAGKECMKFEAGAFSYYGVMALSPAPGSEIRSPSHMSGLNRSASLSYHERSESGSSPVSGSNNQLNSAGGAQYVADFSVRALTDLQFVKITRQEYQNGLMASRMDSCPQSPDSNAPKPEPGIPEKPEPAAPADETTSLLNERNCLSRRSNHSALENSI